One Saccharomyces mikatae IFO 1815 strain IFO1815 genome assembly, chromosome: 16 genomic region harbors:
- the EAF3 gene encoding Eaf3p (similar to Saccharomyces cerevisiae EAF3 (YPR023C); ancestral locus Anc_8.131) produces the protein MVDLEQEFTLGGRCLAFHGPLMYEAKILKIWDPSSKTYISIPNDKPGVSSQISKETQPQKLGEDESIPEEIVNGKCFFIHYQGWKSSWDEWVGYDRIRAYNEENVAMKKRLTNEAKEAKKSLLEQQKKKKISNSVGGSNNGGKRKGDSRSNASISKSASQSSLVSSVSGKKSGRNSASSLHPGSSLRSSSDQNGHDDRRRSSSLSPNMLHLIPSYPTPKISLHIPIKLKSVLVDDWEYVTKDKKICRLPADVTVEQVLNKYEHELSQELESPGSQSQLSEYCAGLKLYFDKCLGNMLLYRLERLQYDELLKKSAKDQKPLVPIKVYGSIHLLRLISVLPELISSTTMDIQSCQLLIKQTENFLVWLLMHMDEYFNDKDPNHSDDALYVNTSSQYEGVALGM, from the coding sequence ATGGTAGATTTAGAGCAAGAATTTACACTTGGTGGGCGGTGTTTGGCATTCCATGGTCCTCTTATGTATGAAGCAAAGATCTTGAAGATATGGGATCCATCTTCGAAAACGTATATTAGCATTCCTAATGATAAACCAGGTGTTAGTTCACAGATAAGCAAAGAAACGCAGCCACAGAAACTGGGAGAGGATGAAAGCATTCCGGAAGAAATTGTCAACGGCAAgtgtttttttattcattaCCAAGGTTGGAAGTCCAGCTGGGATGAGTGGGTTGGGTATGATAGAATACGGGCTTATAACGAGGAGAATGTTGctatgaagaaaagactGACAAATGAGGCAAAGGAGGCCAAGAAATCACTGCTGGaacaacagaaaaaaaagaagatttcaAATAGTGTAGGAGGATCTAACAATGGTGGGAAAAGAAAGGGGGATAGCCGTTCGAATGCTAGTATAAGTAAAAGTGCATCTCAGAGTTCGTTAGTATCTTCTGTGAGTGGGAAGAAAAGTGGGAGGAATTCCGCCAGTTCCCTCCATCCTGGTAGTTCTTTGCGTTCCTCCTCTGATCAAAATGGGCATGATGACCGCAGAAGGTCATCCTCTCTGTCACCAAATATGCTGCACCTCATACCCAGCTATCCAACTCCTAAGATATCCCTGCATATTCcaataaaattgaaaagcgTGCTGGTGGACGATTGGGAATATGTAACGAAGGACAAGAAAATCTGCCGGTTGCCTGCTGATGTCACGGTAGAACAGGTACTAAACAAATACGAGCATGAACTGAGTCAAGAATTAGAATCTCCAGGATCACAATCACAATTGAGCGAATATTGTGCGGGTCTCAAGTTGTATTTTGACAAATGTCTAGGTAATATGCTTTTATATAGATTGGAGCGGCTGCAATATGACGAACTTTTAAAGAAGTCAGCCAAAGACCAAAAGCCACTAGTACCCATTAAAGTCTATGGGAGCATTCATCTGTTAAGGTTGATAAGTGTCTTGCCAgaattgatttcttcaactacAATGGATATACAGAGCTGCCAGCTTTTAATCAAACaaactgaaaattttctggTTTGGCTGTTAATGCATATGGACGAGTATTTTAATGACAAGGATCCCAATCATAGTGACGACGCTCTATACGTTAATACGTCTAGCCAATACGAAGGAGTGGCTTTAGGTATGTGA
- the YME1 gene encoding i-AAA protease YME1 (similar to Saccharomyces cerevisiae YME1 (YPR024W); ancestral locus Anc_7.430) — MNVSKILASPTVTSNVLRIFAPRLPQIGASLLVHKKWALRSKKFNRFYSEKVSDEIPSKKGVDGTEKLTNKSTISTKDNASSSQPPNSNDKTKQANVAVSHAMLATREQEANKDLTSPDAQAAFYKLLLQSNYPQYVVSRFETPGIASSPECMELYMEALQRIGRHSEADAVRQNLLTASSAGAVNPSLASSSSNQSGYHGNFPSMYSPLYGSRKEPLHVVVSESTFTVVSRWVKWLLVFGVLTYSFSEGFKYITENTTLLKSSEVADKSVDVAKTNVKFDDVCGCDEARAELEEIVDFLKDPTKYESLGGKLPKGVLLTGPPGTGKTLLARATAGEAGVDFFFMSGSEFDEVYVGVGAKRIRDLFAQARSRAPAIIFIDELDAIGGKRNPKDQAYAKQTLNQLLVELDGFSQTSGIIIIGATNFPEALDKALTRPGRFDKVVNVDLPDVRGRADILKHHMKKITLADNVDPTIIARGTPGLSGAELANLVNQAAVYACQKNAVSVDMSHFEWAKDKILMGAERKTMVLTDAARKATAFHEAGHAIMAKYTNGATPLYKATILPRGRALGITFQLPEMDKVDITKRECQARLDVCMGGKIAEELIYGKDNTTSGCGSDLQSATGTARAMVTQYGMSDDVGPVNLSENWETWSNKIRYIADNEVIELLKDSEERTRRLLTKKNVELHRLAQGLIEYETLDAHEIEKVCKGEKLDKLKTSTNTVVEGPDSDERKDIGDDKPKIPTMLNA, encoded by the coding sequence ATGAACGTTTCAAAAATCCTTGCATCGCCCACGGTCACATCGAATGTTTTGCGCATATTTGCTCCCAGGCTGCCACAAATTGGTGCTTCTTTGCTAGTACATAAAAAATGGGCCTTAAGATCGAAGAAGTTTAATCGTTTTTATTCTGAAAAGGTCAGCGATGAGATACCTTCAAAGAAGGGCGTTGACGGCACTGAAAAGTTGACCAATAAATCTACAATTTCTACAAAGGACAATGCCTCTTCGTCACAACCACCCAACAGTAATGATAAAACTAAACAGGCAAACGTAGCTGTGTCACATGCCATGCTGGCAACTAGGGAACAGGAGGCTAATAAAGATTTAACTAGTCCTGATGCGCAAGCAGCCTTTTACAAGCTTCTGCTGCAATCAAACTACCCTCAATATGTAGTCTCCCGATTCGAGACACCCGGTATTGCATCTTCGCCCGAGTGTATGGAGCTGTATATGGAGGCTTTACAAAGGATAGGCAGACACTCGGAAGCCGATGCCGTAAGACAGAATTTATTAACAGCCAGTTCTGCTGGTGCGGTTAACCCATCATTggcttcatcttcatcaaaccAGTCAGGTTATCATGGCAACTTTCCATCTATGTATTCTCCACTGTATGGATCCCGCAAAGAGCCGCTACATGTTGTCGTTTCTGAATCAACCTTTACTGTGGTATCAAGATGGGTAAAGTGGTTGCTTGTTTTTGGTGTCCTAAcctattctttttcagaagGTTTCAAATATATCACGGAAAATACAACACTACTGAAGTCGTCAGAGGTGGCCGACAAATCTGTTGATGTTGCCAAGACAAACGtcaaatttgatgatgtaTGCGGTTGTGATGAAGCTCGTGCagaattggaagaaatcGTCGATTTCTTAAAGGATCCAACCAAGTACGAATCTTTGGGTGGCAAACTACCAAAGGGTGTGTTGTTGACTGGACCTCCTGGTACAGGTAAGACTTTGTTGGCTAGAGCGACTGCCGGTGAGGCCGGTgtagattttttctttatgtCGGGTtctgaatttgatgaagtttACGTCGGTGTTGGTGCTAAGCGTATCCGTGATTTGTTCGCCCAAGCACGTTCTCGTGCCCCagctattatttttattgatgaattggATGCTATCGGTGGTAAACGTAATCCAAAGGATCAGGCGTATGCTAAACAAACGTTGAATCAGTTATTGGTTGAGTTAGATGGTTTTTCACAAACAAGCGgaattattatcattggTGCCACCAATTTCCCTGAGGCCTTAGATAAGGCGTTAACTAGGCCAGGAAGATTTGATAAGGTCGTGAATGTGGATTTACCGGATGTTCGAGGTCGTGCTGATATATTGAAACACCacatgaagaaaatcacATTGGCAGACAATGTAGATCCAACTATTATTGCACGTGGAACCCCAGGCTTATCAGGTGCTGAGCTAGCAAATTTAGTTAATCAAGCAGCAGTTTATGCCTGTCAGAAGAACGCTGTTTCTGTTGATATGTCGCATTTTGAGTGGGCTAAGGATAAGATCTTGATGGGCgctgaaagaaaaaccaTGGTTTTAACAGATGCGGCTAGAAAAGCCACTGCTTTCCACGAGGCTGGACACGCCATCATGGCCAAGTACACCAACGGTGCTACCCCCCTATACAAGGCTACTATTTTACCCAGAGGTAGAGCATTAGGTATTACTTTCCAACTACCAGAAATGGATAAGGTCGATATCACCAAAAGGGAATGTCAAGCTAGGTTGGACGTGTGCATGGGGGGAAAAATTGCAGAAGAATTAATATATGGTAAAGATAACACCACAAGTGGTTGTGGATCTGATTTGCAAAGCGCAACTGGCACAGCAAGGGCAATGGTCACCCAATACGGTATGAGTGACGATGTTGGTCCTGTCAATTTGTCAGAGAATTGGGAGACTTGGTCTAATAAGATTCGCTATATTGCTGATAACGAGGTAATTGAACTTTTGAAGGACtcagaagaaagaacaagaagattGTTGACTAAGAAAAATGTCGAACTACATAGACTTGCCCAGGGTCTTATTGAATACGAGACACTAGATGCacatgaaattgaaaaggttTGTAAGGGTGAAAAGTTGGATAAACTCAAGACTTCTACCAATACGGTTGTGGAGGGGCCAGACAGTGACGAACGTAAGGATATTGGAGACGACAAACCAAAAATTCCCACAATGTTGAATGcatga
- the CCL1 gene encoding TFIIH complex kinase subunit CCL1 (similar to Saccharomyces cerevisiae CCL1 (YPR025C); ancestral locus Anc_7.431): MTDVQVGEKSTSNSAPANMTVKGKEAELKPAAENNKPFNYKRISDDDLYRHSSQYRMWSYTRDQLQEKRIDTNARAIAYIEENLLKVREASNLTEEEIKVLEDKAIPLTMEEELGLVNFYAKKVQVIAQHLNLPTEVVATAISFFRRFFLENSVMQIDPKSIVHTTIFLACKSENYFISVDSFAQKAKSTRESILKFEFKLLESLKFSLLNHHPYKPLHGFFLDIQNVLYGKVDLNYMGQIYDRCKKRITAAILTDVVYFYTPPQITLATLLIEDEALVTRYLEMKFPSRENSQEPVSESGEKEEQNDTNTTKKNKEQNLDDGKSPIDSAKLLAIIRECKSLIEEPKPLSTEEAKKIAAKNYYCQNPLTLIQKLKRKMNEDTPAAEKRQKI, from the coding sequence ATGACAGATGTTCAAGTAGGTGAAAAGAGCACATCGAATTCCGCTCCTGCGAACATGACAGTAAAGGGAAAAGAGGCAGAATTGAAACCAGCAGCGGAGAATAACAAGCCTTTCAATTACAAGAGAATATCTGATGATGATCTCTATAGGCACTCTTCACAGTACAGGATGTGGTCGTATACTAGAGATCAACTCCAggagaaaagaatagaCACTAATGCTCGAGCGATAGCCTACATTGAAGAGAATTTATTAAAGGTAAGAGAAGCGTCCAATttaacagaagaagaaataaaggTTCTAGAAGACAAAGCTATACCTTTAACAATGGAAGAAGAGCTGGGTTTGGTGAATTTCTACGCAAAGAAAGTTCAAGTAATAGCCCAACATCTAAATTTGCCAACTGAAGTAGTAGCTACTGcaatatctttttttagaCGGTTCTTTTTAGAAAACTCGGTTATGCAAATCGATCCAAAGAGTATTGTTCatacaacaatttttttggcCTGTAAATCGGAAAACTATTTTATTAGTGTAGACTCATTTGCTCAAAAGGCTAAGTCTACTAGAGAAAGTATCCTGAAGTTCGAGTTCAAGTTATTAGAGTCATTAAAATTCTCACTATTGAATCATCATCCGTATAAACCGCTTcatggtttttttttggatattCAAAACGTTCTTTATGGTAAAGTAGATTTAAACTATATGGGCCAAATATATGACAGatgcaagaaaagaataactgCTGCAATATTAACCGATGTCGTATATTTCTATACCCCTCCTCAAATAACGCTAGCAACACTACTAATTGAGGATGAAGCCTTGGTAACGAGATATTTAGAAATGAAATTTCCCAGTCGAGAAAATAGCCAGGAACCGGTATCGGAGAGCGGAGAGaaggaagaacaaaatgatactaatacaacaaagaaaaataaggaGCAGAATTTAGATGATGGAAAATCTCCAATAGATTCTGCAAAGTTGTTAGCTATAATACGCGAATGTAAAAGTCTCATCGAAGAACCCAAACCTCTAAGTACCGAAGAAGCCAAGAAAATAGCAGCAAAGAATTATTATTGTCAAAATCCTTTAACTCTGATTCAaaaactcaaaagaaaaatgaatgaaGATACCCCTGCTGCTgaaaaaaggcaaaaaatatga
- the ATH1 gene encoding alpha,alpha-trehalase ATH1 (similar to Saccharomyces cerevisiae ATH1 (YPR026W); ancestral locus Anc_7.433): protein MKRIRLPWFNTGASYSNLNDSPSSRSKNNSNNNSRFEKYRSLTRFDLINSILLFGMLFLLAVFIIALYLTRNSRLTYSHASRAVLFNPLAVISESLSNHTLNYDPEARESSKKLYELLSDFNTAYYDDENMILGSNLFSKNTYSRQPYVANGYIGSRIPNIGFGYALDTLNFYTDAPGALNNGWPLRNHRFAGAFVSDFYCLEPKLNSTNFPELDDVGYSTVISSIPQWTNLQFSIANDSKWFNPQNVTLDDVTNYSQNLSMKDGIVTTELDWLSGQVHVKSEIWAHRHIHPLGVVSLEISLNTNHSLSGSDSLDVNIWDILDFSTSHRTVLHTTGTDEKNNAIFMIVQPNNVPTSNCAIYSTCTLRYENSTEAINSRESYEDGNASSNVYNVVLTEDQPKIIVHKYVGIMSTEFNKNKDQQDNTNIDLAKMIACNSKGNYERLLSSHKRAWYDLYNDAFIEIPSDSLLEMTARSSLFHLLANTRDYNVSSDRGLPVGVSGLSSDSYGGMVFWDADIWMEPALLPFFPNVAQNMNNYRNATHSQAKLNAEQYGYPGAIYPWTSGKYANCTSTGPCVDYEYHINVDVAMASFSIYLNGHEGIDDEYLRYTTWPIIKNAAQFFTAYVKYNSSLGLYETYNLTDPDEFANHVNNGAFTNAGIKTLLKWATDIGNHLGEVIDPKWSEISRDIYIPRSSSNITLEYSGMNSSVEIKQADVTLMVYPLGYINDESILNNAIKDLYYYSERQSASGPAMTYPVFVAAAAGLLNHGSSSQSYLYKSVLPYLRAPFAQFSEQSDDNFLTNGLTQPAFPFLTANGGFLQSILFGLTGIRYSYEVDPDTKKINRLLRFNPIELPLLPGGIAIRNFKYMNQVLDIIIDDHNGTIVHKSGNVPIHIKIPNRSLIHDQDINFYNGSDKERNSNIQRRGVDHVGDPMRMDRYGTYYLLKPNQELTVQLFKPGLNAENNIAENKQITNLTAGVSGDVAFSALDGNNYTHWQPLDKTHRAKLLIDLGEYNEKEITKGMILWGQRPAKNISISILPHSEKAENLFANVTEIMQNAGNGQLLNETIGQLLDNAGIPVENVIDFDGIKPEDEESLDEVQALLHWKKEDLAKLIEQIPRLNFLKRKFVKILDNMSVSPSEPYYEASRNQSLIEILPSNRTTFTIDYGKLQVGDKGNTDWRKARYIVVAVQGVYDDHDDDNKGATIKEIVLNSENKTIAYK from the coding sequence atgaaaagaataagattACCTTGGTTTAATACGGGAGCTTCATACTCGAATCTTAATGATTCTCCTAGCTCAAGaagtaaaaataattctaataataacTCTCGTTTCGAAAAATATCGTTCACTCACAAGATTTGATTTGATCAACTCCATACTACTATTTGGGATGCTATTTTTACTGGCTGTCTTCATCATTGCATTATATTTAACAAGGAACTCTAGGCTCACGTACTCGCATGCTTCGAGGGCAGTTTTATTTAACCCTTTGGCTGTGATATCAGAGTCACTGTCAAATCATACGTTAAACTATGATCCAGAAGCTAGGGAATCATCCAAGAAATTGTACGAACTTCTTTCTGATTTCAACACAGCCTACTATGATGACGAGAATATGATTTTAGGAAGCAActtattttcaaagaatacATACTCAAGACAACCATATGTGGCTAACGGTTATATTGGCAGCCGTATCCCCAATATTGGGTTTGGGTACGCATTAGACACTCTGAATTTTTATACTGACGCGCCAGGTGCCTTAAACAACGGCTGGCCCTTAAGAAATCATAGATTTGCTGGTGCGTTTGTATCAGACTTTTATTGTCTAGAACCGAAACTAAACTCAACAAACTTCCCCGAATTGGATGATGTAGGATATTCTACCGTTATTTCATCCATTCCACAATGGACTAATTTACAGTTCTCGATAGCAAACGATTCTAAATGGTTCAATCCCCAAAACGTTACTTTGGATGATGTAACCAACTACAGCCAAAATTTGTCGATGAAAGATGGTATTGTAACTACCGAGTTAGATTGGTTAAGTGGTCAAGTACATGTTAAAAGTGAAATTTGGGCACACAGACATATTCATCCACTGGGCGTAGTTTCTTTAGAAATCTCTCTGAATACGAACCATTCACTTTCAGGTTCTGATTCTTTAGATGTTAATATATGGGATATACTCGATTTCAGCACATCGCATAGGACAGTTTTACACACTACGGGAACAGACGAAAAGAACAATGCAATCTTCATGATTGTTCAACCAAATAACGTGCCAACCTCTAATTGTGCTATTTACTCAACATGTACTCTAAGGTATGAAAATTCTACAGAAGCAATCAACTCTCGTGAATCCTATGAAGATGGAAACGCTTCATCAAACGTTTATAACGTTGTTTTAACGGAGGATCAACCCAAAATAATTGTTCATAAATATGTTGGTATTATGTCTACTGAATTTAACAAGAACAAGGACCAGCAAGACAACACTAATATAGATCTAGCCAAAATGATAGCTTGTAATAGTAAAGGTAATTACGAACGGCTTTTATCAAGTCACAAGCGTGCATGGTATGACCTTTACAATGATGCGTTCATTGAAATTCCCTCTGACAGTCTTTTAGAAATGACTGCAAGGTCGTCCCTCTTTCATTTACTGGCAAATACTAGAGACTACAATGTTTCCAGCGATAGAGGTCTACCTGTGGGAGTTTCTGGTTTATCTTCAGATTCCTATGGTGGTATGGTGTTCTGGGATGCCGATATATGGATGGAACCTGCCCTAttacctttttttcctaatGTGGCTCAAAATATGAATAATTACAGAAATGCTACTCATTCCCAGGCAAAGCTAAACGCAGAGCAATATGGGTATCCAGGAGCCATATATCCTTGGACATCTGGTAAATACGCAAATTGCACTTCCACAGGTCCTTGTGTTGATTATGAATATCATATCAATGTTGATGTTGCTATGGCATCTTTCTCCATATACTTGAACGGCCATGAAGGAATTGATGATGAGTATTTGAGATATACCACATGGCCAATTATCAAGAACGCAGCTCAATTTTTTACTGCTTATGTTAAATACAATTCGTCTTTAGGGTTGTATGAAACTTACAATTTGACAGACCCAGATGAATTTGCAAATCACGTTAACAATGGAGCTTTCACGAACGCTGGTATTAAAACGCTTCTAAAGTGGGCAACTGATATTGGTAATCATCTTGGCGAAGTCATTGACCCCAAGTGGAGCGAAATCTCTAGAGATATCTATATTCCCAGATCCTCGTCTAATATCACTTTGGAATACTCTGGAATGAATAGTTCAGTGGAGATTAAGCAGGCAGATGTGACTTTGATGGTTTATCCACTTGGGTATATCAATGACGAATCTATTTTAAATAATGCAATTAAAGAcctttattattattcagAAAGGCAATCTGCATCTGGACCAGCAATGACGTACCCAGTTTTCGTCGCGGCAGCTGCCGGCCTATTGAACCATGGTTCTTCTTCCCAAAGTTATCTGTATAAATCGGTTCTTCCATATTTGCGTGCTCCTTTTGCTCAATTTAGTGAACAATCAGACGACAACTTCTTAACAAATGGATTAACCCAGCCGGCATTTCCCTTTTTAACAGCTAACGGTGGATTTCTACAGAGTATTTTGTTTGGATTAACAGGTATTCGATATTCTTATGAGGTTGATCCAGAtacgaaaaaaatcaatcgTCTGTTAAGGTTCAATCCGATAGAACTTCCTTTGCTGCCCGGTGGTATTGCTATTAGAAACTTCAAGTATATGAACCAAGTTTTGgatattatcattgatGATCATAATGGTACAATCGTTCACAAATCTGGAAATGTTCCCATACATATTAAAATACCAAATAGATCTTTAATACATGATCAGGATATTAATTTTTATAATGGCTCTGACaaggaaagaaattcaaatatACAACGTAGAGGAGTCGACCATGTTGGTGACCCTATGCGTATGGATCGGTATGGTACTTACTATCTCTTGAAACCTAACCAAGAGCTAACAGTTCAATTGTTTAAGCCTGGTTTGAATGCAGAGAATAACATAGCAGAGAATAAACAAATAACAAATCTAACGGCCGGTGTTTCTGGCGACGTTGCATTCTCTGCTTTAGATGGAAATAATTACACACATTGGCAGCCGTTGGACAAGACCCATCGTGCTAAGTTATTGATTGATTTAGGAGAATACAATGAGAAAGAGATTACCAAGGGAATGATTCTTTGGGGTCAAAGACCCGCAAAAAACATTTCTATTTCTATTTTGCCTCACTCTGAGAAAGCCGAGAATTTATTTGCTAACGTAACAGAAATCATGCAAAACGCAGGGAATGGTCAACTTCTTAATGAAACTATTGGTCAACTTCTGGATAATGCCGGAATTCCTGTTGAGAATGtaattgattttgatgGTATAAAACCAGAGGATGAGGAATCTTTAGATGAAGTGCAAGCCTTGTTACattggaagaaagaagacCTGGCGAAATTAATTGAGCAAATACCTAGgttgaactttttgaagagaaaatttgTTAAGATTCTGGATAACATGTCCGTGAGTCCAAGCGAGCCATATTACGAAGCAAGTCGCAACCAATCGTTGATCGAGATATTGCCCAGTAATAGAACCACTTTTACTATTGATTATGGTAAATTGCAGGTGGGTGATAAAGGAAACACAGATTGGAGAAAAGCAAGGTACATAGTTGTGGCCGTACAAGGAGTGTATGATGATCATGACGATGACAACAAAGGGGCTacaatcaaagaaattgttcTCAACAgtgaaaacaaaacaattGCATATAAGTAG
- the SMKI16G1922 gene encoding uncharacterized protein (similar to Saccharomyces cerevisiae GAT4 (YIR013C)) — MYANVISRNLHCDNFKRISVQSLLNREESMTNLVGNPMNLESTNRNLRPTILKTDPYRRREKVAITKTCNQCKETKTSSQWREGPTGGSCLCNACGLFYRKLFLAFGKQSAKRYLEEIKNTGAKRRIPRALYGVQRSS; from the coding sequence ATGTATGCCAACGTTATCTCTAGAAATTTACATTGCGACAATTTTAAGAGAATATCTGTTCAATCGCTCCTGAACAGAGAGGAGTCAATGACAAACCTAGTGGGGAATCCAATGAATTTGGAATCAACTAATAGGAATTTACGGCCTACCATTTTAAAGACCGACCCATATAGAAGGAGAGAAAAGGTAGCAATCACGAAAACATGCAACCAATGCAAAGAAACAAAGACCTCTTCTCAATGGAGGGAGGGCCCAACTGGTGGGTCATGCCTATGTAATGCATGTGGACTTTTCTATAGAAAACTATTCCTGGCCTTTGGGAAACAGTCTGCTAAGCGGTActtggaagaaattaaaaacaCTGGAGCAAAGAGACGAATCCCAAGGGCACTTTATGGGGTACAAAGGAGCTCATAG
- the SMKI16G1925 gene encoding uncharacterized protein (similar to Saccharomyces cerevisiae YPR027C), whose translation MVCAYKVFASFVPLLGLLFAFDDDHMMDTITIVETIFETVTMTSTVPAPAATKSVSEKKLDDTKLTLQVIQTMVSCFSVGENPANMISCGLGVVILMFSLIIELINKLEHEGISEPQKLYDLIKPRYVELPSNYVNEKIKNTFEPLDIYLGVNLNNLGIDENQNCLILKLGEKSALPFPGLAQQVCYTKGASKEFTDYKLSTIQGNLNGLRKGITNDVLQKISNIRKISGNFKSQFYQISEKITDDSWDGSAIGFTAHGKQEGQRKSQISVSFYRDN comes from the coding sequence ATGGTCTGTGCTTACAAAGTATTTGCTTCCTTTGTTCCACTCCTCGGTCTTCTTTTTGcatttgatgatgatcaCATGATGGATACCATTACAATTGTCGAGACTATATTCGAAACGGTAACAATGACTTCTACTGTACCTGCGCCTGCCGCTACCAAATCCGTCAGTGAAAAGAAGTTGGATGACACTAAACTGACACTCCAAGTAATTCAGACTATGGTGTCATGTTTTTCCGTGGGTGAAAACCCAGCAAACATGATCTCTTGCGGGCTCGGTGTCGTAATTTTAATGTTTTCATTGATTATCGAACTTATCAACAAACTCGAACATGAAGGTATCAGTGAACCTCAAAAGTTGTATGACCTAATTAAACCAAGATATGTCGAATTACCTTCAAATTATGTAAAcgagaaaatcaaaaacacCTTTGAACCTCTTGACATATACTTAGGGGttaatttgaataatttaGGAATAGATGAGAATCAAAACTGCTTAATTCTCAAACTTGGTGAAAAGTCGGCTTTACCTTTTCCAGGTTTGGCCCAACAAGTTTGCTATACAAAAGGCGCTTCGAAGGAGTTTACAGATTATAAATTATCGACTATACAAGGAAATTTAAATGGACTAAGGAAGGGAATTACTAATGACgttcttcaaaagatatCAAACATTAGAAAAATATCAGGTAACTTTAAATctcaattttatcaaatttctGAGAAAATTACCGATGATAGTTGGGATGGTTCTGCTATTGGATTTACTGCTCatggaaaacaagaaggCCAAAGAAAATCTCAGATATCGGTTTCATTTTACAGAGATAATTAA
- the YOP1 gene encoding Yop1p (similar to Saccharomyces cerevisiae YOP1 (YPR028W); ancestral locus Anc_7.434) — protein sequence MSEYASSIHTQMKQFDTKYSGNRILQQLENKTNLPKSYLVAGLGFGYLLLIFINVGGVGEILSNFAGFVLPAYLSLVALKTPSATDDTQLLTYWIVFSFLSVIEFWSKAILYLIPFYWFLKTVFLIYIALPQTGGARMIYQKIVAPLTDRYILRDVSKTEKDEIRASVNEASKATGASVH from the exons ATGTCCGAATATGCATCCAGTATTCATACTCAAATGAAACAGTTCGACACC AAATACTCTGGTAACAGAATTTTACAGCAATTAGAAAATAAGACTAATTTGCCAAAATCCTATTTAGTTGCTGGTTTGGGCTTTGGTTAccttcttttgatttttatcAATGTTGGAGGTGTTGGTGAAATTCTTTCCAACTTCGCTGGATTTGTGTTGCCAGCATATCTATCATTGGTTGCTTTAAAGACTCCAAGTGCCACCGATGACACACAACTTTTGACATATTGGATTGTTTTCTCGTTCTTAAGTGTCATCGAATTCTGGTCTAAAgccattttatatttgattCCATTCTACTGGTTCTTAAAAACCGTCTTCTTAATTTATATCGCTTTACCTCAAACTGGTGGCGCCAGAATGATCTACCAAAAGATTGTGGCACCATTGACTGACAGATACATCTTGAGGGACGTTAGTAAGACAGAAAAAGACGAGATCAGAGCTTCTGTTAACGAAGCTTCGAAGGCTACCGGCGCTTCTGTCCATTAA